Proteins from a single region of Aerococcus viridans:
- a CDS encoding methylated-DNA--[protein]-cysteine S-methyltransferase, producing the protein MLYKYPYQSELGIITLLANDHGLLGAWFEDQSNFGGTFDLEKIEPIAEFEQSKIINEVVKWLDAYFKKQPLETVDFQLRPQGTAFQQDVWTELQKIPYGETITLEQLLDRIDSRQTKGRGSVNTLIGAVTSNPIAIMIPSHRVLIPSNQAGNLLATNHLGQVLREFERR; encoded by the coding sequence ATGTTATATAAATATCCTTATCAATCTGAATTAGGCATCATTACATTACTAGCAAACGACCATGGATTATTAGGCGCATGGTTTGAGGATCAATCCAATTTTGGCGGTACATTTGATCTCGAAAAGATTGAACCTATTGCAGAGTTTGAGCAATCAAAGATTATCAATGAAGTGGTAAAATGGTTAGACGCATACTTTAAAAAGCAACCACTTGAAACAGTCGATTTTCAATTAAGGCCTCAAGGGACTGCCTTTCAGCAAGATGTGTGGACCGAATTACAAAAAATCCCTTATGGCGAAACGATTACCTTAGAGCAATTATTAGATAGAATTGATTCTAGACAAACTAAAGGGCGAGGATCAGTAAATACTTTGATTGGTGCAGTAACAAGTAATCCAATAGCTATTATGATACCAAGCCACCGCGTCTTGATACCAAGCAATCAAGCAGGGAATCTACTTGCCACAAATCATTTAGGACAAGTACTTAGAGAATTTGAAAGAAGATAA
- a CDS encoding GNAT family N-acetyltransferase, with protein sequence MKEITKIDYLNVENLIDQKDYIISMMMESWEISFPNDFDKEVKVRARYKSLVEYIMLKKAKVLAAIRDDKIIGILWYFTKNGFIYHVNQLVVSEKARRLGVGSKLMNMLTEEAKKEGIDEIELFVSKANMGAKKFYDNHGFEVERIFNHGFEVERILMRRNIDD encoded by the coding sequence TTGAAAGAAATAACGAAAATCGATTATCTTAATGTAGAAAATTTAATAGATCAGAAAGATTATATCATTTCTATGATGATGGAATCGTGGGAAATCAGTTTTCCAAATGATTTTGACAAGGAAGTTAAAGTGAGAGCCAGATATAAGTCTTTAGTAGAATATATTATGCTAAAAAAAGCAAAAGTATTAGCTGCAATAAGAGATGACAAAATAATAGGCATTCTCTGGTATTTTACTAAAAATGGCTTTATTTATCATGTTAACCAGTTAGTCGTTTCAGAAAAAGCTAGGCGATTAGGTGTGGGTAGTAAATTAATGAATATGCTTACTGAAGAAGCAAAGAAAGAGGGGATAGATGAAATTGAGCTTTTTGTATCAAAAGCTAACATGGGAGCAAAGAAATTTTACGATAACCATGGATTTGAAGTTGAACGGATATTTAATCATGGATTTGAAGTTGAACGGATATTAATGAGGAGAAATATAGATGATTGA
- a CDS encoding sugar transferase, whose product MGVYKNVIKRILDVVVSGLLLVILLPLLLFISLLIKIKLGSPVIFSQDRPGQNEKNFKMYKFRTMTNERDSLGQLLPDAKRLTGFGKKLRRTSLDELPELWNIFIGNMSFVGPRPLLIRYLPYYTIKEKQRHNVKPGLTGLSQVNGRNNLEWNRRLALDSFYANNVTFLLDLKIILKTFIKVFKKSDIADGDELEIRSLDIERNNENRLS is encoded by the coding sequence ATGGGTGTTTATAAAAATGTTATAAAGAGAATCTTAGATGTAGTGGTTTCAGGACTATTGCTAGTAATTTTACTACCACTTTTATTGTTTATAAGCCTACTTATAAAAATAAAACTAGGCAGCCCTGTAATTTTTAGTCAAGACCGACCAGGGCAAAATGAAAAAAATTTTAAAATGTATAAATTTCGAACTATGACAAATGAAAGAGATTCTCTTGGGCAATTGCTCCCAGATGCGAAAAGATTGACAGGTTTTGGTAAAAAATTAAGAAGAACCTCTCTTGATGAATTACCAGAATTATGGAATATATTTATAGGTAATATGAGTTTTGTAGGTCCAAGACCACTATTAATTCGATACCTGCCTTATTACACAATTAAGGAAAAACAAAGGCATAATGTTAAACCAGGGTTAACTGGCTTGTCTCAGGTGAACGGAAGAAATAACTTAGAATGGAATAGGCGTTTAGCTTTGGATAGTTTTTACGCTAATAATGTCACTTTTCTTTTAGACCTGAAAATTATTTTAAAAACTTTTATAAAAGTTTTTAAAAAATCTGATATTGCTGATGGGGATGAATTAGAAATTAGGAGTTTAGATATTGAAAGAAATAACGAAAATCGATTATCTTAA
- a CDS encoding GNAT family N-acetyltransferase, which translates to MIDIYFKDEYGELYEKLPTQEFIKFKYEDEIGVITNRFLKRKIPENILDSIEEYFDLITPYGYGGPVIEKINIPEKKEELLKRYEKSFKEYAIENNIVSEFVRFHPIVRNAHDFQDIYEISFNRKTVGTNLNYDDPFTSEFSKSTKKLIRKILKDNNITFEIIEEPSSLKDFEKIYYSTMDRNEANDSYFFSENYFNDMIKKLSKNIVVVKVYFKGTLIAMNINFKYHNVLHTHLSGTLSEYIEFSPAYLLKFALVQFGKRNGFELIHYGGGKTSSEEDSLLSFKKKFGKNTTFDFHVGKKIWQEPLYQKLCKMTGNSYNSSYFPAYRADE; encoded by the coding sequence ATGATTGATATATATTTTAAAGATGAGTATGGAGAATTGTATGAAAAATTACCTACCCAAGAATTTATAAAATTTAAATATGAAGATGAAATTGGGGTGATAACTAATCGTTTTTTAAAAAGGAAAATCCCAGAGAATATACTAGACTCTATAGAAGAGTATTTTGACCTGATTACTCCATATGGTTATGGGGGGCCCGTAATAGAAAAAATTAACATACCCGAGAAAAAGGAAGAGTTACTAAAAAGATATGAGAAAAGTTTTAAAGAATATGCGATAGAAAACAATATAGTTTCTGAATTTGTACGTTTCCATCCTATAGTTAGAAATGCTCATGATTTCCAAGATATCTATGAAATTTCCTTTAATCGAAAAACTGTTGGTACTAATTTAAATTATGATGATCCTTTTACTTCTGAATTTTCAAAATCTACAAAAAAACTTATTAGAAAAATTTTAAAAGACAACAATATTACATTTGAAATAATTGAGGAACCGTCCTCGTTAAAAGATTTTGAAAAAATATATTATTCTACTATGGATCGAAATGAAGCCAATGATAGCTATTTTTTTTCAGAAAATTATTTTAATGATATGATTAAAAAATTGTCAAAGAATATAGTTGTCGTAAAAGTCTACTTTAAAGGTACTTTAATAGCAATGAATATAAATTTTAAATACCACAATGTACTACACACTCATTTATCGGGAACATTGTCAGAATATATAGAATTTTCACCGGCCTATCTACTGAAATTCGCTTTAGTTCAATTTGGTAAGAGAAATGGTTTTGAGCTAATTCATTATGGTGGAGGCAAGACATCTTCTGAAGAAGATAGCTTATTAAGTTTTAAAAAGAAGTTTGGGAAAAATACAACATTTGATTTCCATGTAGGTAAAAAGATATGGCAAGAACCTTTATATCAGAAATTATGCAAAATGACTGGGAATTCATATAATTCCAGTTACTTCCCTGCATATAGAGCGGATGAGTAG
- a CDS encoding DegT/DnrJ/EryC1/StrS family aminotransferase — translation MIERILLSSPHMSEEGFEREFVNEAFDTNWIAPLGNNVNRFEEELAEMVGTSNSLALDSGTAAIHLALKAVGVGQGDKVFCQSLTFAASANPIMYQGAEPVFIDSEYETWNMDPEALEEAFQNHKPKAVIVVHLYGVAAQIDKIKKICDKYDTPLIEDAAESLGTIVNGQWTGTFGDYGIFSFNGNKIITTSGGGMLISENAEGIAKAKYWATQAREPVLHYEHKDYGYNYRLSNLSAGVGRGQLKVLEQRIQKKNDIFNRYKNAFEDIDEIIMLVDKDDERSNHWLSPMIIKTKRVTPQMIIDRLNEENIESRPIWKPMHLQPVYKGYSYYGDNVSETLFETGICLPSDTKMTIDQQNQVIKLVKELWS, via the coding sequence ATGATAGAAAGAATCTTACTATCTTCTCCTCATATGAGTGAAGAAGGATTTGAACGTGAGTTTGTTAACGAAGCTTTTGATACCAATTGGATTGCACCACTGGGTAATAATGTGAATAGATTTGAAGAAGAATTAGCTGAAATGGTAGGAACTAGTAATAGTTTAGCATTAGACTCTGGTACTGCAGCAATTCATTTAGCGTTAAAAGCAGTAGGAGTAGGTCAAGGGGATAAAGTTTTTTGTCAGTCATTAACCTTTGCCGCAAGTGCAAATCCGATTATGTACCAAGGTGCAGAACCCGTTTTTATTGACTCTGAATATGAAACTTGGAATATGGATCCAGAAGCCTTAGAAGAAGCTTTTCAAAATCATAAACCTAAGGCAGTAATTGTTGTGCACCTTTATGGTGTAGCAGCACAAATAGATAAAATTAAAAAAATTTGTGATAAATACGATACACCTTTAATTGAAGATGCGGCTGAAAGCTTAGGAACGATTGTAAATGGACAATGGACAGGTACTTTTGGAGATTACGGTATTTTCTCATTTAATGGAAATAAAATTATTACTACTTCTGGTGGTGGAATGCTAATTTCTGAAAATGCAGAAGGAATTGCTAAAGCAAAATATTGGGCAACACAAGCACGCGAGCCAGTATTACATTATGAACATAAAGACTATGGATATAATTATCGTTTAAGCAATTTATCTGCAGGTGTTGGACGTGGTCAGTTAAAGGTTTTAGAACAACGTATTCAAAAGAAAAATGATATTTTCAATAGATATAAAAATGCTTTTGAAGATATTGATGAAATTATTATGCTTGTTGACAAGGACGATGAACGTTCAAATCATTGGCTATCCCCAATGATTATTAAAACTAAAAGAGTTACCCCCCAAATGATAATTGATAGGCTAAATGAAGAAAATATAGAATCAAGACCGATATGGAAGCCGATGCATTTACAGCCTGTGTACAAAGGTTATTCATACTATGGTGATAATGTTAGCGAAACATTATTTGAAACAGGTATTTGTTTGCCAAGTGATACAAAAATGACAATAGACCAACAAAACCAAGTTATTAAATTAGTAAAGGAATTATGGAGTTAG
- a CDS encoding helix-turn-helix domain-containing protein, producing MRELLTNKQRREIEVLEFLTHIGTPQQAKDIATYANISNRMVMETIRNINDNYDFIDIFKVDDLYGIQYKNNTSIDNLYRAVYNSNTYFTIVQYIFFHDKATLGELSNILFVSESTTYRSILKINKVLTEKYGFSIDSDPYQFSGDELNIRLFMQRFFIESSDILHWPFPDHDRNFYQNLLLHMASYTPYKLDIYSLHSLSISVIVNEIRYEYGHKHPLPITRLQDSLSEAIVIYDFDLDELNKKFDLDFDKEYIEQILGLFIEQDFKYDYAEIEALRSSDEHIGNILNYLEETLDRLIHKFKVPLPNREALLLELYNIILIEGQTVSKPFILRDHFLEHNQIIRNYNPAFYDAVFEGMQNYCKLVFGDNYNPHVLYATVYSVLNYWEDLFNNLTNKMPAANILVLAKITWEGSKQAANIIKAIFGPRVKVETWDNWDISIPLLAESPYDIICSSFSIPSIPGKEIYTITSESYQYNFQSLENIINRVRYQKFKQEMASDE from the coding sequence ATGCGAGAACTTTTGACAAATAAACAAAGACGAGAAATCGAAGTATTAGAATTTTTGACTCATATTGGTACACCACAACAGGCGAAAGATATTGCAACCTACGCTAATATTAGTAACCGTATGGTGATGGAGACTATTCGTAATATTAATGATAATTATGATTTCATAGATATTTTTAAAGTAGACGATTTATATGGTATTCAATACAAAAACAACACTTCGATTGATAATCTGTATCGTGCAGTTTATAACTCAAATACCTATTTCACCATTGTTCAATATATCTTCTTCCATGATAAGGCTACTTTGGGAGAGCTTTCAAATATCCTTTTTGTCTCTGAATCAACAACTTACCGATCTATTCTAAAAATTAATAAAGTACTCACTGAAAAGTATGGTTTTTCCATTGACTCAGACCCTTATCAATTTAGTGGGGATGAACTAAATATACGCTTATTTATGCAACGTTTTTTCATAGAGTCTTCTGATATCTTACATTGGCCATTTCCAGACCATGATCGTAATTTTTATCAAAATTTACTCTTACATATGGCTTCATATACCCCATACAAATTAGATATCTATAGTTTACATTCACTATCTATTAGTGTAATTGTGAATGAAATTCGCTATGAATATGGCCATAAACATCCTCTACCAATTACACGATTGCAAGACTCTTTATCTGAAGCGATAGTTATCTACGATTTTGATTTAGACGAATTAAATAAAAAATTTGATTTAGACTTTGACAAAGAATATATTGAACAAATTTTAGGTTTGTTTATTGAACAAGATTTTAAATATGATTATGCAGAAATTGAAGCGCTCAGGAGTTCTGATGAACATATAGGAAACATTTTAAATTATCTTGAAGAAACGCTAGATAGATTAATTCACAAATTTAAGGTTCCCTTGCCAAATCGGGAGGCACTTTTACTGGAATTATACAATATTATTTTAATTGAAGGTCAAACAGTCTCTAAACCATTTATTTTACGTGACCATTTTTTGGAACACAACCAAATAATCCGTAATTATAATCCTGCTTTTTACGACGCGGTTTTTGAAGGTATGCAGAATTATTGTAAACTAGTTTTTGGTGATAATTATAATCCCCACGTACTTTACGCTACTGTTTACTCTGTTTTAAATTATTGGGAAGATTTATTTAATAATCTAACCAATAAAATGCCAGCTGCAAATATTCTTGTTTTGGCTAAAATTACTTGGGAAGGTTCTAAGCAAGCAGCAAATATCATTAAAGCCATTTTTGGGCCAAGAGTAAAAGTTGAAACTTGGGACAATTGGGATATATCAATACCACTATTAGCCGAAAGTCCTTATGATATTATTTGTAGCTCATTTTCTATTCCATCTATTCCCGGAAAGGAAATTTATACAATCACAAGTGAATCGTATCAGTATAATTTCCAGTCTTTGGAAAATATTATTAATAGAGTACGCTATCAAAAATTTAAGCAAGAAATGGCCTCGGACGAATAA
- a CDS encoding sugar phosphate nucleotidyltransferase produces MKAILWGAGYATRLYPLSKDKGKLLLEVAGEKITDHIVEKLFKFLKLMKIEK; encoded by the coding sequence TTGAAGGCAATTTTATGGGGTGCTGGTTATGCAACTCGCTTATATCCATTATCAAAGGATAAGGGTAAGCTGTTATTAGAGGTTGCGGGAGAAAAAATTACAGACCATATTGTGGAGAAATTGTTCAAGTTCCTGAAGTTGATGAAAATAGAAAAGTAA
- a CDS encoding sugar phosphate nucleotidyltransferase, which translates to MEKPYNPTYHHCVPTFYVLKESTLPLINEYLNEGNNPDVPGNFIPYLIQHIDVKAIMFKGKRYDIGTVDSYSKVQQIFSDK; encoded by the coding sequence ATTGAGAAACCATATAATCCAACGTATCATCACTGTGTACCAACTTTTTATGTATTAAAGGAGAGCACACTTCCTTTAATTAACGAATATTTGAATGAAGGTAATAATCCAGATGTACCTGGTAACTTTATCCCATATTTAATTCAACACATTGACGTAAAAGCCATTATGTTTAAAGGTAAGCGTTACGATATAGGTACAGTGGATAGTTATAGTAAAGTGCAACAAATTTTCAGCGATAAATGA